One window of Trifolium pratense cultivar HEN17-A07 linkage group LG5, ARS_RC_1.1, whole genome shotgun sequence genomic DNA carries:
- the LOC123882870 gene encoding beta-galactosidase-like gives MESLTKVLVFLCLCVCYVTSSVTYDHKAIVINGKRRILISGSIHYPRSTPQMWPDLIRKAKDGGVDVIETYVFWNGHEPSPGKYYFEDRFDLVKFIKVVQQAGLYVHLRIGPYVCAEWNFGGFPVWLKYVPGVAFRTDNEPFKVAMQKFTAKIVSLMKSESLFQNQGGPIILSQIENEYGPVEWEIGAPGKAYTKWFSQMAVGLDTGVPWIMCKQEDAPDPIIDTCNGYYCENFFPNKNYKPKMWTENWSGWYTDFGSAVPYRPAEDLAFSVARFIQNRGSYVNYYMYHGGTNFGRTSSGLFIATSYDYDAPLDEYGLTNEPKYTHLRDLHKAIKQCESALVSVDPTVSWPGKNLEVHVYKTSFGACAAFLANYNTGTWGKVPFGNGQYDLPPWSISILPDCKTEVYNTAKVRAPRFHRKMTAVSSFTWQSYNEQPAASGGSDSFTANSLLEQVNVTRDSSDYLWYMTDVNISPNEAFLKNGQSPVLTAMSAGHVLHVFVNGQYSGTAYGSLENPKLTFSGNVKMWVGNNKISLLSVAVGLSNVGIHYETWNVGVLGPVTLKGLNEGTRDLSRQKWSYKTGLKGEALNLNTVSGSSAVSWAQGPSLSKKQPLTWYKTTFSAPAGNDPLALDVGSMGKGEIWVNGHSIGRHWPAYIARGNCGGCNYAGTFTDKKCRTNCGQSTQKWYHIPRSWLNPSGNFLAVLEEWGGDPTGISLVKRT, from the exons TCCATCCACTATCCAAGAAGTACTCCTCAG ATGTGGCCGGATTTAATTCGAAAGGCCAAAGATGGAGGTGTAGATGTCATTGAAACTTATGTATTTTGGAATGGACATGAACCTTCTCCAGGAAAa tatTACTTTGAAGATAGATTTGATTTGGTGAAGTTTATCAAAGTGGTTCAACAAGCAGGACTATATGTTCATTTACGTATTGGTCCTTATGTTTGTGCAGAATGGAATTTTGG AGGATTCCCTGTTTGGCTAAAGTATGTTCCAGGTGTTGCTTTCAGAACAGACAATGAACCGTTCAAG GTGGCTATGCAAAAATTCACTGCTAAGATTGTTAGTCTTATGAAATCAGAGAGTTTGTTTCAAAACCAAGGTGGTCCAATCATTTTGTCTcag ATTGAGAATGAGTATGGACCAGTGGAATGGGAAATTGGTGCTCCTGGAAAAGCTTACACCAAATGGTTTTCTCAAATGGCTGTAGGATTAGATACCGGTGTACCGTGGATCATGTGTAAGCAAGAAGATGCTCCTGATCCTATT ATTGATACGTGCAATGGATATTACTGTGAAAACTTCTTTCCCAACAAGAACTACAAACCGAAAATGTGGACTGAAAATTGGTCCGGCTG GTACACTGATTTCGGTAGTGCTGTCCCTTATAGACCAGCAGAAGACTTAGCATTCTCAGTTGCTAGATTCATTCAAAATCGCGGCTCATATGTTAACTACTATATG TACCATGGAGGAACTAATTTTGGAAGGACATCTAGTGGCCTTTTCATTGCCACGAGTTACGACTATGATGCTCCTCTTGACGAATACG GACTTACAAATGAACCAAAATATACACATCTAAGAGATTTACATAAAGCAATAAAGCAATGCGAGTCAGCTTTAGTGTCCGTGGATCCGACGGTGTCATGGCCTGGAAAAAACCTTGAG GTACACGTTTACAAGACAAGCTTTGGTGCCTGTGCTGCATTTCTTGCAAATTACAACACCGGAACATGGGGAAAAGTTCCATTTGGAAATGGCCAATACGACCTACCGCCTTGGTCTATCAGTATTCTTCCTGATTGCAAAACTGAGGTTTATAACACCGCAAAG GTTCGCGCACCAAGGTTTCATAGAAAGATGACTGCAGTGAGCTCATTTACTTGGCAGTCGTACAACGAACAACCTGCCGCCTCTGGTGGAAGTGATTCCTTCACAGCAAATTCACTTTTGGAGCAAGTCAATGTGACTCGTGATTCGTCAGATTATTTGTGGTATATGACAGA TGTCAACATTAGTCCTAATGAAGCTTTTTTAAAGAATGGTCAATCTCCTGTTCTTACTGCAATGTCGGCCGGCCATGTTCTACATGTTTTTGTTAATGGTCAATATTCAG GCACTGCATATGGATCATTGGAGAATCCTAAATTAACATTTAGTGGTAATGTGAAGATGTGGGTTGGCAATAACAAGATTTCTCTACTTAGTGTTGCCGTTGGTCTCTCG AATGTTGGCATCCACTATGAAACATGGAATGTTGGCGTGTTAGGCCCGGTAACATTGAAAGGTTTAAACGAGGGGACAAGAGACTTGTCTCGACAAAAATGGTCTTACAAG ACTGGACTGAAAGGTGAAGCCTTGAACCTTAATACCGTATCCGGAAGTTCTGCTGTTAGCTGGGCACAAGGGCCATCATTGTCTAAAAAACAACCTTTGACATGGTACAAG ACAACTTTCAGCGCGCCGGCCGGTAATGATCCATTGGCTCTAGATGTGGGTAGCATGGGAAAGGGTGAAATATGGGTAAATGGTCATAGCATTGGTCGTCATTGGCCTGCATATATAGCACGCGGTAATTGTGGTGGTTGTAATTATGCCGGAACATTTACCGATAAAAAATGCCGAACAAATTGTGGACAGTCTACCCAAAAATG GTATCATATTCCTCGCTCGTGGCTGAACCCAAGTGGAAACTTCTTGGCTGTGTTGGAAGAATGGGGAGGCGACCCTACCGGAATTTCATTGGTGAAAAGAACATAA